A section of the Tachysurus fulvidraco isolate hzauxx_2018 chromosome 7, HZAU_PFXX_2.0, whole genome shotgun sequence genome encodes:
- the mrps21 gene encoding 28S ribosomal protein S21, mitochondrial has product MAKHLRFIARTVMVQDGNVDAAYKALNRVLSVDGIIETVKRRRYYEKPCRRRQRENYENCKRIYNMEMARKLSFVSRTNRQDPWQGC; this is encoded by the exons ATGGCGAAACACCTTCGCTTTATTGCCCGGACGGTGATGGTTCAGGATGGAAACGTTGACGCTGCATATAAAGCTCTTAATAg AGTCTTATCTGTGGACGGAATCATCGAAACCGTAAAGCGCAGACGTTACTACGAGAAGCCGTGCAGACGGAGACAGAGGGAGAACTACGAGAACTGCAAAAGGATCTACAACATGGAGATGGCACGCAAGCTCTCCTTCGTCTCCAGGACAAACCGACAAGACCCGTGGCAGGGGTGTTGA